CCTACTTCCAGTTTAGTTGCTGTTCTTTTTAATGGTGCGAATTTTGTTCGATGGAGTAGGAATGTTAAAAGAGCTCTAATAGCTAAGAATAAGGAAGGTTTCATTAATGGTGAATTGCTTAAACCTACTGTTAATCATAAGGATTACTTGAAGTGGAAACGAGCTGATTTTATGGTAGTAAGCTGGATTTTAAGCTCTATGAATCATGATTTAGCTGATGATTTTGGCTATATTGATAATGCTGCTTACCTATGGCTTGAATTGGCTGAAAGATTTGGACAGTCTAATGGTCCATTGATTTATCAATTGAAGAAGGAAATAGAGAATTTGACTCAAGAAAATATGACTATAGTGTCATATTACAGTAAACTGAAGAAGTTATGGGATGAGATGCAGACTCTAAGAGCCTTTCCTACTTGTACTTGTGGTGTTATGTTGACATGTAGTTGTCAATTTTTAAAGAAAGTGGCTGAGTTTGAAGAAGAGGACAAAATGATGAAGTTCTTGCTTGGTTTAAATGGAGGTTTTGACAGTACCATCACTAATGTGTTAGCTATGGATCCTATGCCTAATTTGAATAGAGTGTTTTCAATCACTCAGCAGATTGAAAAACAGAAGGAAGTGAGTAATGCTGTTGTTGAGCATAACATTCTAAATAGCAGTGCCATGGCTGCACAATTTTACAAAGGCAATCAGGTCCAGAAGAATGATGGAAATCATGGAAAGAAAGATTGGAAAGAGCTTaagaaagagaagttgaataGGTTTTGTACTCATTGCAAAGGGAAAGGTCATACTGCAGAACAATGTTTCAAGATAATTGGTTATCCTGATTGGTACAATTCTATCAAGGCTTCTAAAGGAAGTAACTCAAGCAACACTAGATTTGCTGCCAATGTAAATTCTGCAACTGATGCTGGTGATGATCCTCTTGATAATACAGCTGCAGACAATGGTTTGGTTAACAGTACAATGCTTAATGCAATTTGTCAAGAAGTCATGAAGGTGATGAAAGGACAACAATCTCAGAATACAAATACTTCTGCAGCAAGTTGTTCTTATGCTAACTATGCAGGTACTATTTCTCATTCTTTTAACTGCACTACAACTGAATTAAGTCATGATCATTTATGGATTGTTGATTCTGGTGCTTGTGATCATATGACCTTTGATGAAAATATATTGACCAACATAAGAGTTCTTATTCAGCCTATCAAAGTTGGTTTGCCTGATGGAACTCAGATGACAGTTGAGAAAATTGGGGATACTGTCCTCAGTGATGATTTGGTCTTACATAATGTGCTACTAGTGAAAGGTTTTAGGCATAATTTGCTGTCTGTTGGGAGATTGATTGAACATACTGGAATCCTAGTAACATTTACCAAAACTGGATACATTTTCCAGGACCCCTCTAATTCCAAGAAACTTGGTGCTGGAAAAAGGACAAATGGACTCTACTATTTTGTCACAACTCCAGTTGATATCTGTCAAGGTAATAGTTCTCAGTTACCTAGCTGCAATACAGTTGATAGTATGGTTGATGTACATATGATGAGATTGCCAAATAAAACTTCCACTAGTATTTCTAAGACTAAGGATGATGCTAGAAATACTCTGGATTTGTTACATGCTAGATTGGGTCACCCTTCTTTGTCAAAAATGAAATTTGTGAATGCTGAATGTTGCAAAGGAATCACTGAATACAACTGTGATATCTGTTATAGTGCCAAACAGCATAAATTTCCTTTTTCTGTGAGTCACAGTAGAGCTGCTGCATGTTTTGATCTGATTCACATTGATCTTTGGGGTTCATACAAAGTCAAAAATTTAGATGGAGCTTCTTATTTCTTAACTATAGTTGATGATCATAGCAGAATAACTTGGACTTATCTGATTCATAACAAGTTGCAAGTTCAGAAAATCATCTCTGAATTCCTCTCTATGGTTCAGACTCAGTTTAATCAACTAGTGAAGAAAATTAGAACTGATAATGGCACTGAAATAATCAAAGAATCCTGTAGAAACATGTTTGCCAGCAAGGGCATTTTACATGAAAGAAGTGTGCCTTATGTTCCTCAACAGAATGGTAGAGTTGAGAGGAAACATAGAAGCTTGCTGGAAATTGCTAGAGCCCTAAGATTTCATGCAGGTCTCCCTAAGAAATTCTGGGGAGAGTGTGTTCTCACTGCTACTCATTTGATCAACAAAATCCCTTCCAAAGTCTTAAATGGGAAAACTCCTTTTGAGATCATGTTTAATACTCCTCCTGTTTATGAAAATCTCAGAGTTTTTGGCTCTCTGTGTTTTGTTCACAATTCTCACATTCAGAGAGACAAATTTGACTCAAGAACTAAAAGGTGTTTGTTCATTGGGTATCCAGCTGGATGTAAAGCTTTTAAATTATATGATCTTGACACACACAAAGTGTTTGTTTCAAGGGATGTAATATTCTTTGAGACTGTTTTTCCTTACAAACTAGCATCTGTATCTGATATTCCAATGATTACTTCTCCTCCTATGATTGATCTAAGCACTAATTCTTGTCAAACACCAATCTTAAACACTTCTTCTTCCACTGTATCCACTCCTACTCTAAATTCTTCACCCCATATTTCCCTAACTTCACCAAATGACATTGATCATATTTCTCCTCCTACTTCTCCTACTCCTTACATACAGACCACTTCTCCTAATTCTTCACAATCTATGCCTACTTCTATTACTTCTGACTCCTCTACTCATTCTCCCCTTCCTCTTGTTCCTAATCTGAGTGCCATTCCTGTTCAAAGGAAATCTACAAGACCTATCAAACCTCCCGTTGTCTTAAAAAATTTTGTTGGAAGCTATGTTCCACACAGAGATGAACCAGAACCACAGACTAGTGATTCTCTTTCCTTTTCTGTTGATTCTTCTATTCCTACAGAAACAAATAATTTTGATGATGATAGTTGGTTATTAAATCTAGCTTTGGACAGTTATGATATTTGGGATTCTCTTGCCTTTTCTGTAAGTCTTTCTTCCAATGATCCCAAAACCTATCATCAAGCTAAAGATGATACCAATTGGATACAAGCCATGGAGAAAGAAATCATTGCTCTTGAGAGCAATGATACTTGGGATTTAACCTTGTTACCCAAGGACAAAAAGGCAATAGGCTCTAAATGGGTGTACAGAACAAAACTGAATCCAGATTACTCCATAGACAAGTACAAAGCCAGATTGGTAGATATTGGTTATCAACAAATTGAGGGCAAGGATTTCACACAAACTTTCTCTCCTGTTGCTAAACTGGCTACAGTTCGAATTGTTATTGCCTTAGCAGCTGTTAAGGGTTGAAATTTGTGTCAATTGGATGTGAATAATGCTTTTTTGCATGGATTTCTGGATGAAGAGGTGTACATGAAACCACCTGCTGGTTACACCAAAGCAAAACCAGGTGAGGTTTGCAGACTTAAAAGATCTCTTTATGGCTTGAAACAAGCTTCCAGACAATGGAACAAGGAGCTTAGCAAGTTTCTGAAAGTGTTGAAATTTCAGCAATCAACACAGGATTACTCTCTATTCACAAGAAATCTAGATGGAGAGTTTTTGGTTCTCTTagtctatgttgatgatattttgtTGACTGGAACATCATTAACTCAAATGCAAGAAGTCAAGACAGCTTTGGATAAGGCATTCACAATCAAAGATCTAGGTCAGTTGGCCTATTTCTTGGGGATTGAAATTCACAGAACTGACAAAGGTATTTTTCTTTCTCAAAGAAAATATATCACTGATATACTTGCTGATGCTGGTATGCTTGATTGTGAATCTGCTCCTGCTCCTTTGTCCTGTGGTTTGAAATTATCCACTGAAGCTGGTGATCTACTGGAAGAACCAGATGTTTACAGAAGGCTTGTTGGAAGATTATTGTACTTGGGCATCACAAGACCAGACTTGTCTTACTGTGTTCAACATCTAAGTCAGTTTGTACACTCTCCAAGAATACCTCACTTGCGTGCTGCTCTTCATGTTCTTaaatatctcaaaggaactttGGACAATGGCTTATGGTACTCTTCCAGTTCTGACTTGCAAATCTCAGCTTACAGTGATGCTGACTGGAGTTCTTGTCAATACAGCAGCAGATCACTTAGTGCCTATGCTGTTTTCCTTGGTTCTAATCTGATATCTTGGAAAACTAAAAAGCAAAGGAGTGTGAGCAAATCTTCTGCTGAAGCAGAATACAGAAGCATGTCTGCAACTGCTAGTGAACTGGTTTGGATACAAGGATTATTGGAAGATCTTCAAGTTCATATTCAGCTGCCTGTTACTCTTTACTGTGATAATACATCAGCTGAACATCTTGCACATAATCCAGTTTATCATGACAAAACTAAACATCTCAAACGAGAAATGCATTACATCAGAGAACAGGTGGAAGCTGGCTTCATCAATACTTCTCATGTTCCTAGTTCTCAGCAATTAGCAGATTTGCTTACCAAACCTCTCCCTTCTTCTCAACACCATTCATTATCTGCCAAGCTTGGTCTCTTATCCAAGGTCCAGCTTGAGGGGGGAGTATAGGAAATAcataatttatattattatttaatctATTTTCCATAACTGATTTCTGTTATTAGTTGGTTAGGGTCTTTGTATATATTCCCTAGTCTACTTGCTTCTCTAGTAATGAATTctgttttcattttcatttactaCATTCTgaatat
This genomic stretch from Spinacia oleracea cultivar Varoflay chromosome 3, BTI_SOV_V1, whole genome shotgun sequence harbors:
- the LOC130469532 gene encoding uncharacterized mitochondrial protein AtMg00810-like, whose protein sequence is MKPPAGYTKAKPGEVCRLKRSLYGLKQASRQWNKELSKFLKVLKFQQSTQDYSLFTRNLDGEFLVLLVYVDDILLTGTSLTQMQEVKTALDKAFTIKDLGQLAYFLGIEIHRTDKGIFLSQRKYITDILADAGMLDCESAPAPLSCGLKLSTEAGDLLEEPDVYRRLVGRLLYLGITRPDLSYCVQHLSQFVHSPRIPHLRAALHVLKYLKGTLDNGLWYSSSSDLQISAYSDADWSSCQYSSRSLSAYAVFLGSNLISWKTKKQRSVSKSSAEAEYRSMSATASELVWIQGLLEDLQVHIQLPVTLYCDNTSAEHLAHNPVYHDKTKHLKREMHYIREQVEAGFINTSHVPSSQQLADLLTKPLPSSQHHSLSAKLGLLSKVQLEGGV